ACCGTGAAAACGACACTCAGCACTATACCCGTTATTACCAACCCCAGGTGTAGATGACATATAGATACGAAAAAGACCGTCGCCCCACCAAGGGCCGCCAGCCATACAGGACGAATAAGAGATTCCGCAGTTGCCCTTGCCGGTAAAACACCCTCTTCCTTTATTTCCTCTTGAACGGTCATTCTAGTTGTCTCCTTTCATCCTCCAGCCCAGGTACATGTCGGTGTATTCGCCGTGTTTCCAGAATTCATAGGTTGTGCGTTCTATGCCCACCTTGTCTTCTATCTCTGCGATGCGCCTGAGGCGGCTTGCCTCGGTCTTTATCCGCACCAGCCATCTGTCCTGCGCCCACTCCCAGTAGCCGAAAATGGGGCTGTAGACGGCGCCGTGCGCCTTGGCCTTATAGGTGCCGCCCGTGATGTCGACCAGGAGTTCGTAGGTCAACCTCTCTATCTCTGAGACGTTGTACTTCCTGGCAGCGCCGCCCGGAAGCAGGCTCAGGTTATGGCCTCCAGTCCAGTCGGGGGCTAAATCCGTGGGCATGGGGTCGAGCAGCCCTTCTTTATACAGGTCCACCACCAGCGCCATGGCCTCCCTGTATTTGGCAAAGCTGAGCTTGACACCCTCGTCCATGGCCTCAAGCTGGTCGCGGGCGAACCGCTGTGAGTGGCACCCCTTACATAACGTCACCCACCCATCCCGTATCTCCTTATACCTGGGCGCGCCCCTGTCCACCAGCGAGGTCCCCATGTAGGTATACACCGTCAAATTCTTGCGCACGTTGTGCTCACCCCCACTCATGTGGCAGTACGCGCACGTGGGCACCTTGTAGTTCTTGGCTGTGAGGGGTTTTGTCCAGTCCCATTCATACCCCTCGCTCTGGTATATCTGCCCGTGGTAGGACTGCATGTACATCTCGTACTCGTATTGTTCCGGCCCGGAGTGGCAGACGGCGCAGCTGCCCGTCTTGCGTGCCTCTGTAACGGAAAACTGGTGCCTGGAGTGGCAGCCGTCACAGCGGTTTTCAGCTATGGCATGACAGGTGAGACAGCCCACGACCTCCTCAGCCGGTTTCTCTATCTGACAGCCCTGCTCACAGAGGTCGATGCTGTAGGCGTGGGCATGGCCGCCCTGGCCCCCGCCCCTGTGGCCCTTGAGCTGCTCCTGGTGGCACTGGCCGCACGTGTCGTATGACGGCATGACCAGCTCCGCGTGGTTGTTGCCGTGGCATTTATCGCACCCGACCACCTCCCTGCCCTCTCCCGGCGAGGCATGCTTGCTGCGCCTCCACATCTCTACTATGCCGGGATTCTCCACCGTATGACACACCACGCACTGGTCGTTCTTGTACCAGCCGTCGAGAGAACTTTCCGGCCGGAATCTCTGGGTGTTATAGTAATATACCGGGTCATACCACCGTATAAGAGGCAGAAAGCCGTAGAGTTCACCGTATTTCCCCTTCCCGGGGAAGAGTTTCTCGGGGCCTGTATAGTAGGCGCCGAGTCCGCCCAGGTGATACACATCGCCGGAATCGTCAGGCCCAGCCTTTCCTCCCAACAGCCCGGCCATCTCCTTCTGAAAGGCCCCCGCCTCACCTGTGGCAGCCGCACACGGGCACATACAGGTAAATAACATGACAAAAACGACCAGTAACAGAACCCCTGTCACGGAGATTGTTTCAGGCATCTTCATTTCCCACCCTCCTTGCGGGTTTTCGTATATTTTCACAAGGTTGTAGTTGCTCATTATTAACTTCCAAGTGTTTGGGCGCGGTGCTACCATCCACACCGGCTTTTCGGTAAACTACCCGTGTGGGAATCTCCTGTCAACGGAAACCCAAAAAAGTGACCCCTTGGTTAAAGTCGTATAATCTCTATTGACTTTACTGCTTACATCTGTTAAGCAGTAGTTGGCACAATACGTTTGGTGCCATGCCTGCCATGTTCTGGCCAGGCCTGAACAGTTACTTTGAAGAGAGAAAGTGAGAAACAGAATGGCTAAGAAGATTTACGTGGGTAACCTCCCTTATTCAGTTGCTCAGGCAGACCTTGAACAGTTGTTTACGGAGAAATGGACAGTTACCAGTACCACTCTGATTACGGACAAGTATTCAGGAAGGTCCAAGGGTTTTGGGTTTGTTGAGATTGAGAGTGACGAAGATGCCGCCAGCGCAATAGAGGAGCTAAACGGCAAGGAGGTCGACGGCCGCAGTATTGTCGTAAATGAGGCCCGGCCAAAGAGGGAAGGTGAAGGCAGAGGCGGAAGAGGCGGCGGAGGCGGCGGAGGCGGCGGAGGCGGCGGCTTCAAGAAGAGACGCTACTAACCTTTCGCGCCAGCGCTCTTATCCGCACCGGCAACGCCGTGAAGAATTCTCAAGTAAATAAGAGCCGCGCAAAGACCCACAAATAGCACATGTCATTCTGAATTTTTTCGGGCGAAGAATGTTATTACAAGGGGCGTCAGCCCCAAAGTAATCTCATACTCATAAGGTTGCGGTACGCCTGAGACACGGGATCATTCGCCAAAAAGACAGGCTGAAAGCCCGGTCCATCGTAACCTTGACGTATTCGGTCCGCAATGAACACCCTGTCCGAAATCCTATTCGTTTAAGGTGGATTTTGCCCCCTAAAGAGACATGTTCTTTCCAGGAACAGCCCCAACGGGATAACCCCCTGACGACGTGCAAGTGTCAGGGTTATGTCTGCTCCTGGCCTTTCACACGGGAGATGATTTTTTGGAGGGTCTCCCTCGCGTCCCCGAATACCATCATGGTATTGTCCCTGAGAAAAAGTTCGTTCTCGATGCCCGCAAAGCCGGGGCGCATACTGCGCTTCAACACTATCACGGTCTTGGCCTGCTCCACGTTGAGGATTGGCATACCGTAGATAGGGCAGCCAGGGGCGTTCTTGGCCGCAGGGTTTACCACGTCATTGGCGCCCACTACAAGGGCCACGTCCGTGTGGGCGAAGTCGGCGTTTATGTCCTCCATCGCAAACAGCTTATCGTAGGGGACGTTAGCCTCAGCCAGCAGTACGTTCATGTGTCCCGGCATGCGCCCGGCGACGGGGTGGACGGCATATTTAACGTTAACGCCTTTCTCCTCAAGCAGGTCTGCCAGTTCACGCACGGCGTATTGCGCCTGGGCCACCGCCATACCGTAACCCGGCGCGATAATGAGCGTCCGCGCGTTTTCCAGCATGATAGCGGCGTCCTCTATTGTATATGACTTGACGGTGCCTGCTGAGGCCGTGCCCGCGACTGCCGCCGCATCCTGCTCCACCGCGCCAAATGCCCCGAACAGAACGTTGCCCAGTGAACGGTTCATGGCCTTGCACATCAGTTTTGTAAGGATAAGCCCCGCGGCGCCTACCAGGGAGCCGACTATTATCAGGGCATTATTGCTCAATACAAAACCGGTCATAGAGACCGCAACTCCGGACAGCGAGTTCAAGAGCGAGATGACCACCGGCATGTCAGCACCGCCAATAGGTATTACCAGCAACATGCCTAGCAGCAGGGCGAGGACTATCAGGCCATAGAAGACGCCGGCTTTCGCAGGGAAGAAACACACGGCAATGGCAAGGCCCACCACGACAAGAAATAACAAACCGTTTCCCGCACGCTGTCCGGTGTAGACGACCGGCTGGCCGCTTATGAGACCTCGCAGCTTGCCGAAGGCGATCAGGGACCCTGAGAAGGTCATAAGACCTACAATGACGGACAGGAGAAGGGTTACAAGCAAAAAACCCTCGAAGTCCGGTGACAGGCGGTGATACTCCGAGGTGACCACCATGGCAGAGGCGCCACCGCCGCAACCGTTTAATATGGCTATCATCTCGGGCATGGCGGTCATCCGGACCTTCCTGGCCGCCACTGCGCCTATCGCCCCCCCAATCGCCACTCCGATTATTATCAGGTTAAAGCTCAGTATCTCCTGCTTAAATAGAGTAGCGGCCACGGCTATGGCCATGCCGAGCATGGAGAGCTTATTGCCGTAGCGCGCCGTGGCCGGAGAGCTGAGCATCTTAAGTCCCAGCATGAACAGCACAGCCGCGACAAGATAGGCAAAATTAACGATCTGCGGTGAAACGAACGTCATCCCTGCCGCCCCTTCTTAAACATCCGGAGCATACGGTCCGTTACCATATATCCCCCGACCACGTTGATGGTGGCGAATATCACGGCCATCATGCCGATTACGGTAGTAAGCCTCGCATCCCCGTCACTCCCCGCCGCCACAAGCGCCCCCACCAGGGTAATGCCGGAGATGGCGTTGGCACCGGACATCAGGGGCGTGTGCAGGATTACCGGCACCTTTGAGATAAGCTCAAACCCGACAAAGACGGCCAGCACAAAGATGTAGATGTTAATCAGTATCGAGCCCTCCATCATCCCCTCCCCCCGGTGCCCATAGACATAGACTCCAGTGTCGTTTTATGCACCACCTTTCCCCGGTAGGTGATGAGCGTGCCGCTTGTAATCTCATCTTCCAGGTCAATGTTAAGCTCGCGGTCTTTCACGATATGAAACAGAAATTTCTCAATGCTCTGTGAATACATCTGGCTGGCGTGAAAGGGCATATAGCTCGGCACGTTGGTAAGGCCGCTTATCAAGACCCCGTGCCTGACCACCTCCCCGCCGGGCTCTGTAAGCTCGCAGTTGCCGCCGAAGTCGGCGGCAAGGTCAACGATTACCGAGCCGGGCCTCATGGACTTGACCATCTGTTCGGTAATAAGTATAGGAGCACGTCTGCCCGGAATCAGAGCGGTTGTGATGATGACGTCAGAGTTTGCGGCGTGTTCGGCAATAAGTTCCGCCTGACGCTTCTTGTATTCATCCGATAGTTCCCTGGCGTAACCGCCCTCCGTCTCCGCCTCCTCCTCTTTATTGAGCGGCACCTTTACGAACCTCACCCCCAGGCTCTCCACCTGTTCCCCGACGGCCGGGCGCTGGTCGAAGGCCTCAACAACGGCGCCAAGCCGCTTGGCCGTGGCACATGCCTGGAGTCCCGCTACACCCGCACCTATAACCAGTACCCTCGCGGGGGCGACGGTGCCGGCGGCGGTCATGAACATGGGAAAGAACTTCGGCAGGGCGTTTGCCGCCGTGAGGACCGCCTTGTAGCCTGTGACGGTGCTCATGGCGCTCAGGGCGTCCATACTCTGTGCCAGGGTTACACGGGGGATGCAGTCCATGGCAAACGCCGCTATCTTCGCAGCCGCTAAGTTTTTTATAAGGTCCTGGTTTATCAGTGGATAGAGAAAGGAGATAAGCGCCGACCCCTCCCGTATCATATCTACCTCATGTCTGTCGGTGGTTTCGTTAAAAACAGGTTTATGCACCTTCAGGACCACGTCCGCGTCGCCGAGCAGCGTTTCTGCGGAGGGTTCGACCCTTGCGCCGGCCGCCTCATAGTCGCCGTCTGAGAACGTGGCTCCCTCACCCGCGCCCGACTCCACGGCGACCTCAATTCCGTTCTTGGTCATACGTCTTACGGAATCGGGAACGACAGCCACCCGCCGCTCGCCTTCAACAATCTCTTTAGGTACGGAGACCTTCATGTTTGTACCTCTAAAACTCGGCATTCAAAGCAAACACAGGGATAATCTTCATAGCTGTCCGCGTACCATTTCAAAATATCGCTACAAAATAGTGTCTGCAAACAGAAATATGAGGGGATTATAACCAAAGGTGCAGGTAAAATGTAGTGGAAAGCTTTATGTCCGGTAATCTCTCAAGTCGTGCCTATCTCAGCCACACATTAGCCGGGTTGTCTGGGAAGTGGCGACTATAACTATATTTCCAAACATTTTCTATGAAACTTTCTTGTTTAAAGATATAGGCTATGTTATGTATTCAGGCAAAAATTGAGGCTCAAAACTGCCTGTAAAAACAATAAAATACACTTGATACCGTGTATAATACGTGTACGCTGTTGTTCGGATGTGGTTCGCGCAGGGTAAGGCGTAATCTCAACGGGTACAAATATAAGCATAGAGAAAGGACGGTGCAGGGAATGGGTCATATAAAAAGATCGTTGTTGGCCGCTGCCTTTGTCGTTTCGATTGGATTTATTCCAGTGGTACCCGGCATGCAGTCATGCCTGGCCAACGATGACCCTGAAATTAACCGGAAAACACTGCTGGAGACGGGGGAGTGCGCCCACTGCAACCTCAAGGGGGTTGACCTGCGCAAGGCAGACCTGAAAGGTGCCAAGCTAAATAATGCGCAGCTTCAGGACGCTGACCTGAGTCAGGCCAAACTGAAAGACGCGAACCTTGAGGACGCCGACCTGAGCGAGGCAAACCTGGAGAGGGCGGACCTGAGCCATGCAAACCTTACGGGTGCCAATCTTACTGCCGCCAAGATGTACAGGACAAACCTGATGGGCGCCAACCTGAAAGGCGCGAATCTGACCCGTGTTGATTTAAGGAGCACTATTCTTGTAGACACAAATCTGAGAAATGCGACCCTGGAAGAGGCCGATCTGAGCGACGTAAACCTGGATGACGTCAAGTTGACCGGGGCAAACCTGCAGGACGCAGACATGAGCAGTGTCACATTGACCGGTGCCGACCTGTCGACCGCGGACCTGAGCGGTGCGGACCTGAGCCACGCTAACATGGTAGGCGCGAACCTGGAGGACGCAATCTTTGCCAACGCCAATCTGAGCCGCGCCAAACTGACGGGTGCCGACCTGCACGGCGTTAACCTGAGCCACGCAAACCTGAGCCACGCAAACCTGACAGACGCCAA
The DNA window shown above is from Candidatus Bathyanammoxibius amoris and carries:
- a CDS encoding hydroxylamine oxidoreductase, giving the protein MKMPETISVTGVLLLVVFVMLFTCMCPCAAATGEAGAFQKEMAGLLGGKAGPDDSGDVYHLGGLGAYYTGPEKLFPGKGKYGELYGFLPLIRWYDPVYYYNTQRFRPESSLDGWYKNDQCVVCHTVENPGIVEMWRRSKHASPGEGREVVGCDKCHGNNHAELVMPSYDTCGQCHQEQLKGHRGGGQGGHAHAYSIDLCEQGCQIEKPAEEVVGCLTCHAIAENRCDGCHSRHQFSVTEARKTGSCAVCHSGPEQYEYEMYMQSYHGQIYQSEGYEWDWTKPLTAKNYKVPTCAYCHMSGGEHNVRKNLTVYTYMGTSLVDRGAPRYKEIRDGWVTLCKGCHSQRFARDQLEAMDEGVKLSFAKYREAMALVVDLYKEGLLDPMPTDLAPDWTGGHNLSLLPGGAARKYNVSEIERLTYELLVDITGGTYKAKAHGAVYSPIFGYWEWAQDRWLVRIKTEASRLRRIAEIEDKVGIERTTYEFWKHGEYTDMYLGWRMKGDN
- a CDS encoding RNA-binding protein; this encodes MAKKIYVGNLPYSVAQADLEQLFTEKWTVTSTTLITDKYSGRSKGFGFVEIESDEDAASAIEELNGKEVDGRSIVVNEARPKREGEGRGGRGGGGGGGGGGGGFKKRRY
- a CDS encoding NAD(P)(+) transhydrogenase (Re/Si-specific) subunit beta, translating into MTFVSPQIVNFAYLVAAVLFMLGLKMLSSPATARYGNKLSMLGMAIAVAATLFKQEILSFNLIIIGVAIGGAIGAVAARKVRMTAMPEMIAILNGCGGGASAMVVTSEYHRLSPDFEGFLLVTLLLSVIVGLMTFSGSLIAFGKLRGLISGQPVVYTGQRAGNGLLFLVVVGLAIAVCFFPAKAGVFYGLIVLALLLGMLLVIPIGGADMPVVISLLNSLSGVAVSMTGFVLSNNALIIVGSLVGAAGLILTKLMCKAMNRSLGNVLFGAFGAVEQDAAAVAGTASAGTVKSYTIEDAAIMLENARTLIIAPGYGMAVAQAQYAVRELADLLEEKGVNVKYAVHPVAGRMPGHMNVLLAEANVPYDKLFAMEDINADFAHTDVALVVGANDVVNPAAKNAPGCPIYGMPILNVEQAKTVIVLKRSMRPGFAGIENELFLRDNTMMVFGDARETLQKIISRVKGQEQT
- a CDS encoding NAD(P) transhydrogenase subunit alpha; this encodes MMEGSILINIYIFVLAVFVGFELISKVPVILHTPLMSGANAISGITLVGALVAAGSDGDARLTTVIGMMAVIFATINVVGGYMVTDRMLRMFKKGRQG
- a CDS encoding Re/Si-specific NAD(P)(+) transhydrogenase subunit alpha; this translates as MKVSVPKEIVEGERRVAVVPDSVRRMTKNGIEVAVESGAGEGATFSDGDYEAAGARVEPSAETLLGDADVVLKVHKPVFNETTDRHEVDMIREGSALISFLYPLINQDLIKNLAAAKIAAFAMDCIPRVTLAQSMDALSAMSTVTGYKAVLTAANALPKFFPMFMTAAGTVAPARVLVIGAGVAGLQACATAKRLGAVVEAFDQRPAVGEQVESLGVRFVKVPLNKEEEAETEGGYARELSDEYKKRQAELIAEHAANSDVIITTALIPGRRAPILITEQMVKSMRPGSVIVDLAADFGGNCELTEPGGEVVRHGVLISGLTNVPSYMPFHASQMYSQSIEKFLFHIVKDRELNIDLEDEITSGTLITYRGKVVHKTTLESMSMGTGGRG
- a CDS encoding pentapeptide repeat-containing protein, with the protein product MGHIKRSLLAAAFVVSIGFIPVVPGMQSCLANDDPEINRKTLLETGECAHCNLKGVDLRKADLKGAKLNNAQLQDADLSQAKLKDANLEDADLSEANLERADLSHANLTGANLTAAKMYRTNLMGANLKGANLTRVDLRSTILVDTNLRNATLEEADLSDVNLDDVKLTGANLQDADMSSVTLTGADLSTADLSGADLSHANMVGANLEDAIFANANLSRAKLTGADLHGVNLSHANLSHANLTDANLRNANLRWANLRRANMEGIDLRGATVRGAYFEGVKALDQDVKEDLRKRGAKFD